The following are encoded together in the Clostridium sp. BJN0013 genome:
- the fetB gene encoding iron export ABC transporter permease subunit FetB, with translation MEGVVSLGIFQFLFIYLLLIIVLLIMKKSKVNQTKLLLAASLRMSVQLVIVGYILQYIFSNPKPLFTVIFLILMIAFAVNRVIKSRKDLNYNFKIAIGISLTFSGIFILFFFMTVVVNESIFNPQYSIPLAGMIIGNAMTGINIGIKTFMDSVNKEKNRINTLLNLGVEPKDILKPFANNALETALIPTLNSMVGMGIIFLPGMMTGQILSGTLPTTAIMYQIAIMIAICTSVCITVFLSLNLGYKSLYNNRKQLL, from the coding sequence TTGGAAGGAGTAGTTTCACTGGGTATTTTTCAGTTTTTGTTTATTTATTTGCTACTAATTATAGTGCTATTAATAATGAAAAAATCGAAAGTTAATCAAACAAAACTTCTTTTAGCTGCAAGTTTAAGAATGTCAGTTCAACTGGTAATTGTAGGGTATATACTTCAATATATATTTAGTAATCCAAAGCCTTTGTTTACTGTTATTTTTCTTATACTTATGATAGCATTTGCTGTTAATAGAGTAATTAAAAGCAGAAAGGACCTAAATTATAATTTTAAGATTGCAATAGGAATTTCTTTAACATTTTCAGGGATTTTTATTTTGTTTTTCTTTATGACTGTAGTGGTTAACGAATCTATATTTAATCCTCAATACAGCATACCTTTAGCTGGTATGATAATTGGAAATGCTATGACTGGAATAAATATTGGAATAAAAACCTTTATGGATTCTGTAAATAAAGAAAAAAATAGAATTAATACTCTACTTAATTTAGGAGTAGAGCCTAAAGATATTTTGAAACCCTTTGCTAATAATGCTTTAGAAACCGCATTGATTCCCACACTAAATTCCATGGTAGGAATGGGAATAATATTTTTGCCTGGAATGATGACAGGACAAATATTATCTGGCACGTTACCTACCACAGCAATTATGTACCAAATAGCTATTATGATTGCAATCTGTACTTCTGTTTGCATAACAGTGTTTTTATCATTAAATTTAGGCTATAAATCTTTATATAATAATAGAAAACAATTGTTATAA
- a CDS encoding APC family permease, with amino-acid sequence MEMGLKKKYGLFTAVAMVVGIVIGSGVFFKAEAVLKATGGNMPLGIAAWGIVGLIMIVCSYSFATMATKYEKVNGVVDYAEAAVGKKYGYYVGWFIAVIYQPTITSVLAWVSARYTCVLIGWDITGGACMTIACFYLVASFAMNALSPVVAGKFQVATTVIKLIPLLLMAVIGTIIGLSNGMTVSNFSHAVDSSVSVGGGLFASVVAVAFAYEGWIIATSINSEIKDSKKNLPKALMIGAFIVVAVYIFYYIGLAGVVTTETLMKSGEAGAKLAFQNIFGSAGGALVFVFVIISCLGTLNGLMLGCSRGLYSLAIRNAGPRPDIFKQVDSITDMPTNSSVFGLLLCGFWLLYFYGANLTTPWFGVFCFDTSELPIITLYAAYIPIFFMLMKKEKDLSTFKRFIMPALSIIGCVFMVVAAYLAHGMSVVYYLIVFAVIMIIGSNFSEKSSKGQLI; translated from the coding sequence ATGGAAATGGGATTGAAAAAGAAATATGGATTATTTACAGCAGTTGCCATGGTAGTGGGCATCGTTATAGGAAGTGGAGTTTTTTTCAAGGCAGAGGCGGTACTTAAAGCTACTGGAGGAAATATGCCCCTTGGAATTGCGGCATGGGGTATTGTAGGTCTAATTATGATTGTATGTTCTTATTCTTTTGCTACAATGGCTACAAAATATGAAAAGGTTAACGGTGTGGTAGATTATGCCGAGGCGGCGGTAGGTAAAAAATATGGATATTATGTAGGTTGGTTTATAGCAGTTATTTATCAACCCACCATTACATCTGTATTGGCTTGGGTATCTGCAAGATATACCTGTGTGCTTATTGGATGGGATATTACAGGGGGAGCCTGTATGACTATTGCGTGTTTTTATCTTGTTGCCAGTTTTGCAATGAACGCACTATCTCCTGTTGTTGCGGGAAAATTTCAGGTGGCTACTACGGTTATTAAACTTATACCCCTTTTGTTGATGGCGGTTATAGGTACTATAATTGGATTATCAAATGGTATGACTGTGAGTAATTTTTCTCATGCAGTGGATTCTAGTGTCAGTGTAGGAGGAGGCTTGTTTGCTTCTGTGGTAGCAGTTGCTTTTGCCTATGAAGGATGGATTATTGCCACTTCAATAAACTCGGAGATTAAAGATTCTAAAAAAAATTTGCCAAAAGCACTTATGATAGGAGCCTTTATAGTGGTGGCGGTGTATATTTTTTATTATATAGGACTTGCGGGTGTGGTTACTACAGAAACACTGATGAAAAGCGGTGAAGCAGGTGCAAAACTAGCTTTTCAGAATATTTTTGGTTCAGCAGGGGGAGCTTTAGTCTTTGTATTTGTTATTATATCCTGTCTTGGCACGTTAAATGGGCTTATGCTGGGATGTAGCAGGGGATTGTATTCACTGGCTATTAGAAATGCAGGTCCAAGGCCTGATATTTTTAAACAGGTAGATTCAATTACTGATATGCCAACTAACTCTTCTGTATTTGGATTACTCCTCTGTGGATTTTGGCTGCTTTATTTTTATGGTGCAAATCTCACTACACCTTGGTTTGGAGTATTTTGTTTTGATACATCGGAACTTCCTATAATAACTCTCTATGCTGCATATATTCCAATCTTTTTCATGTTAATGAAGAAAGAAAAAGATTTAAGTACATTTAAGCGATTTATAATGCCTGCACTTTCTATTATAGGTTGTGTATTCATGGTGGTAGCCGCTTATCTGGCTCATGGTATGTCTGTGGTTTATTATCTTATTGTTTTTGCAGTTATTATGATTATAGGAAGTAATTTCTCTGAAAAAAGTTCCAAAGGTCAATTGATATAG
- a CDS encoding competence/damage-inducible protein A gives MKSEILCVGTEILLGDIVNTNSQFISKELANLGIEVYHQSVVGDNPERLLDEFKIGFERSDIIITTGGLGPTQDDLTKETGAKFFNRELVLDEKSLKDLKEHFNRMGKSYSDGNNIKQAYFPKGSMVFPNPHGTAPGCAIEDKGKILIVLPGPPRETKPMFKNYVIPLLKKYSNGIIKSKTLRIYGLGESVMAEKVSHFIENSTNPTVAPYAKAEDIILRITARAATEEEASNLIKPVEIELRKILGVNVYGEDDVKMEDVLGKLLVDKGYTLSSAESCTGGLIASKLINYPGISKVFKEGVVAYSNEAKINRLGVKEDTLDKYGAVSPEVAKEMAVGIARTSNTDIGISTTGIAGPDGGTPEKPIGLVYLGLYNRGDIKVKELHHAGTRDMIRKRTTMNALDWIRRQIL, from the coding sequence ATGAAATCTGAAATATTATGTGTAGGCACCGAAATTTTATTGGGAGATATAGTAAATACAAACTCTCAATTTATTTCTAAAGAATTGGCAAATTTAGGCATAGAAGTATACCACCAATCTGTAGTAGGAGATAATCCCGAAAGACTTTTAGATGAATTTAAGATTGGATTTGAAAGATCTGACATTATAATTACTACAGGAGGCCTTGGCCCTACCCAGGACGATTTAACCAAAGAAACCGGTGCTAAATTTTTTAACAGAGAACTTGTATTAGATGAAAAGTCTTTAAAAGACCTAAAAGAACATTTCAATAGAATGGGAAAATCCTATTCAGATGGCAATAATATAAAGCAGGCTTATTTTCCAAAAGGTTCTATGGTATTTCCAAATCCTCATGGCACGGCTCCAGGATGTGCTATTGAAGATAAAGGTAAGATTTTAATAGTTCTACCAGGTCCCCCAAGAGAAACAAAACCTATGTTTAAAAACTATGTAATACCACTTTTAAAAAAATATAGTAATGGTATAATAAAATCTAAAACACTTAGAATATATGGACTTGGAGAAAGTGTTATGGCAGAAAAGGTATCACACTTTATAGAAAATAGCACAAATCCTACTGTAGCTCCCTACGCTAAAGCAGAGGACATAATACTTAGAATTACTGCAAGAGCAGCAACAGAAGAAGAAGCCTCAAATCTCATAAAACCTGTAGAAATTGAACTTAGGAAAATTCTCGGAGTAAATGTATATGGAGAAGATGATGTAAAAATGGAAGATGTGCTAGGCAAATTACTTGTAGATAAAGGATATACTCTATCTTCCGCAGAATCCTGTACCGGTGGATTAATTGCCTCAAAGCTTATAAATTATCCTGGTATATCCAAAGTATTCAAAGAAGGTGTGGTAGCTTATAGTAATGAAGCTAAAATTAATAGACTTGGAGTAAAAGAAGATACTTTAGATAAATATGGTGCTGTAAGCCCTGAAGTTGCAAAAGAAATGGCTGTTGGTATAGCCAGAACTTCCAATACGGACATAGGCATATCTACCACAGGTATTGCAGGGCCTGATGGTGGAACTCCTGAAAAACCTATAGGCCTTGTATATTTGGGACTTTATAATAGAGGTGATATTAAAGTGAAAGAACTTCACCATGCAGGAACAAGAGATATGATAAGAAAAAGAACCACTATGAACGCTCTTGACTGGATAAGACGACAAATATTATAG
- a CDS encoding PadR family transcriptional regulator codes for MQDQIMRKLFLGFIHVHILHHAKEEPFYGAWMIEELKEHGYEISAGTLYPILHTLEKNGVLKVEDKNVEGKIRKYYSITEFGEEVLKEAKAKAYELFKEIKD; via the coding sequence ATGCAAGATCAAATTATGAGAAAATTATTTTTGGGATTTATTCATGTTCATATATTACATCATGCCAAAGAAGAACCTTTTTATGGGGCGTGGATGATAGAAGAACTCAAGGAACACGGATATGAAATCAGTGCGGGTACACTATATCCTATACTTCACACCCTGGAGAAAAATGGTGTTTTGAAAGTTGAAGATAAAAATGTTGAGGGAAAGATAAGAAAATATTATTCAATCACTGAGTTTGGAGAAGAGGTTCTTAAAGAAGCCAAAGCAAAAGCATACGAATTATTTAAAGAAATAAAAGATTAA
- a CDS encoding MarR family winged helix-turn-helix transcriptional regulator: MKEVDINQVAKNLSTLLPTLDRKLIRPFEQQARHLVSPLAIHVMSILSEKHSFTMTELAEEIRIAKPQLTPIIDKLIASNWVCREHDCKDRRIVKIKITSSGIEFLDNLQKDIISSIKTKIEGLDKEDLFLLNKALNQLYTVINKIF; encoded by the coding sequence ATGAAAGAAGTTGATATAAATCAGGTGGCAAAAAATTTATCTACTTTATTACCTACCCTTGACAGAAAACTTATAAGACCCTTTGAACAGCAAGCACGACATTTAGTAAGTCCTCTAGCAATTCATGTCATGTCTATTTTATCTGAAAAACATTCATTTACAATGACAGAACTTGCGGAGGAAATTAGAATTGCAAAACCCCAGTTAACACCTATTATTGATAAGCTTATTGCCAGTAACTGGGTCTGTAGGGAACATGATTGTAAAGACAGAAGAATAGTAAAGATAAAAATTACTTCCTCTGGTATTGAGTTTCTTGATAATCTGCAAAAAGATATAATCAGCAGCATTAAAACAAAAATAGAAGGCCTTGATAAAGAAGATCTGTTTCTCCTAAATAAGGCTTTAAATCAGCTTTATACAGTAATAAATAAGATTTTCTAG
- a CDS encoding phosphatase PAP2 family protein — MGFNILKAIYVFDNYILFLIKKYMQNKYLDAVMRVITTTGNLGTIWIIMALLLIVNKPYREIGILVILTLIASTILGEGIIKNIVKRNRPFYRRPNLNLLITKPKSYSFPSGHTLSSFAAAHTLSVYFLQYKFIFIAIALLIALSRVYLYVHYPTDIISGTILGILCSKLVLIIFKKEYIADIIGICQGIF, encoded by the coding sequence ATGGGTTTCAACATATTAAAAGCAATATATGTATTTGATAATTATATTTTATTTCTTATAAAAAAATATATGCAGAATAAATATTTAGATGCTGTAATGCGTGTGATAACTACTACAGGTAATTTAGGTACAATTTGGATAATAATGGCCCTTTTATTAATAGTAAATAAACCTTACAGGGAAATTGGTATTTTAGTAATATTAACTCTAATTGCAAGTACCATTTTGGGAGAAGGGATTATAAAAAATATAGTAAAACGAAACAGACCTTTTTACAGGAGACCTAATTTAAACTTGCTCATAACAAAACCTAAATCTTACTCTTTTCCTTCAGGACACACTTTATCATCTTTCGCTGCAGCACATACCCTGTCTGTATATTTTCTGCAGTATAAATTTATATTTATTGCAATAGCACTTTTGATAGCCTTATCAAGAGTATATCTATACGTTCATTATCCTACGGATATTATATCCGGAACCATACTTGGTATACTATGCTCAAAATTAGTACTTATTATTTTTAAAAAAGAATACATTGCAGATATTATAGGCATCTGCCAGGGCATATTCTAA
- a CDS encoding multidrug effflux MFS transporter yields the protein MSEKGYENTNQTNNQKYLGKKGLIAFIALMNMFIPLSTDLYLPALPKMSSYFGSSISVTNLTLTAFFFFYALGILIWGPISDKYGRKPVLIVGSIIYIISSSFCALSSNVYFLIFSRIAQGIGAGGITSVSIAIIKDYFSGKERESILAIVQSLSGIAPMVAPIIGAWILKISTWRGSFWILTAISILNLLLTFLYEETLKDNERYMGTLAESIKRLLVVGKNKAFLIPAIIFSLSALPFMGYIAISSYIYVDYFGLSEQVYSYFFAANALISIIGPIIYVKYLNTIDKKIFASGCFGLSVLSGILIITVGKLSPVFFLLSFMIISLIGTAIRPFSTNILLEQQNGDTGSASSLINTLFTVFGSAGMLLASISYKNIVVGLGGLVTLFSAIALIGWYGFIKSNIPCIGVKQPNYELNKNTVN from the coding sequence ATGAGTGAAAAAGGGTATGAAAATACAAACCAGACAAATAATCAAAAGTATTTAGGGAAAAAAGGTCTTATTGCCTTTATAGCATTAATGAATATGTTTATTCCTCTCTCTACGGATTTATATCTGCCTGCTTTACCCAAAATGAGTTCATATTTTGGAAGCAGTATTTCAGTAACTAATTTGACACTAACTGCTTTTTTCTTCTTTTATGCACTGGGCATTTTAATCTGGGGTCCTATAAGTGATAAGTATGGTCGCAAACCCGTTCTTATAGTGGGAAGTATTATATACATTATAAGCAGCAGTTTTTGTGCCCTATCTTCAAATGTTTATTTTCTTATTTTTTCGAGAATTGCACAAGGCATAGGAGCAGGAGGCATTACTTCAGTTTCTATTGCCATAATTAAAGACTACTTTTCAGGAAAAGAACGAGAATCCATCCTGGCAATAGTACAATCACTATCAGGTATAGCACCTATGGTGGCACCAATTATAGGTGCCTGGATTTTAAAAATTTCCACCTGGAGGGGTTCCTTCTGGATTCTGACTGCAATTAGTATTTTAAATTTATTACTGACTTTTTTATATGAAGAAACTCTGAAAGACAATGAAAGATACATGGGAACATTGGCAGAATCCATAAAACGTTTATTAGTAGTAGGAAAAAATAAAGCTTTTTTAATCCCGGCCATTATATTTTCACTAAGCGCACTGCCATTTATGGGGTATATAGCTATTTCATCTTATATTTATGTTGATTATTTTGGTCTCAGCGAACAAGTTTACAGCTATTTTTTTGCAGCTAACGCATTAATATCTATTATAGGTCCAATTATATATGTAAAATATTTAAATACTATTGATAAAAAAATCTTTGCTTCAGGTTGTTTTGGATTGAGTGTTCTAAGCGGTATTTTAATAATAACTGTAGGAAAACTATCTCCTGTATTTTTCCTTTTATCTTTTATGATTATATCTTTAATAGGTACTGCTATTCGTCCCTTCAGTACCAACATTTTATTGGAACAGCAGAATGGAGATACAGGATCCGCCTCTTCACTAATCAATACCTTGTTTACTGTATTTGGCAGTGCAGGAATGTTATTAGCTTCTATTTCCTATAAAAATATAGTTGTGGGATTAGGAGGTTTGGTTACATTATTTTCAGCTATAGCACTTATAGGATGGTATGGATTTATAAAATCAAACATTCCTTGTATAGGGGTAAAACAACCGAATTATGAATTAAATAAAAATACTGTAAATTAA
- a CDS encoding VanW family protein, whose product MSRRAQSKKSKLVLRKRLSVAIICALAIFISISCGFIVYHYNDIKYWDNLIYPKVSINNIDLSGKTKTEAENIVKAAYSDEIQNKKIIVIAEDKEYELSYSNLSAKYNVSEVVNQAYSYGKDTNIFKKYKILNSPDPVNYTLKFTYNEKPVETFIDDIEKQINLDPINASLKMGSVGFIINPDQNGIELNKEALKKELTSKIDGSVGKNLSVKAELKSIEASIKAEELESVDTLISSFSTNYGSISSSERANNIGLATGSINGYIVMPGDTFSFNGVVGERTAAKGYQAAPVIIGDKLEAGLGGGICQVSSTLYNAVNNAGLPSVERTHHTLPVHYVKEGMDATVDYGNIDYKFRNDFKYPIYIEGYTSGGNIVFNLYSNSDVVN is encoded by the coding sequence ATGAGTAGAAGAGCTCAGTCAAAAAAGTCAAAACTAGTATTAAGAAAAAGATTGTCAGTGGCAATTATATGTGCTTTAGCTATCTTTATAAGCATAAGTTGTGGATTCATAGTATATCATTATAATGATATAAAATACTGGGATAATTTAATTTATCCTAAGGTTTCTATAAACAATATAGATCTTTCTGGAAAAACCAAGACAGAAGCTGAAAATATAGTAAAAGCCGCCTATTCAGACGAGATACAAAATAAGAAAATTATTGTAATTGCTGAAGATAAAGAATATGAATTATCTTATTCAAATCTCAGCGCAAAGTATAATGTAAGTGAAGTGGTAAATCAGGCTTATTCCTATGGAAAGGATACTAACATATTTAAAAAATATAAAATTTTAAATTCACCTGACCCTGTAAATTACACATTAAAATTTACTTATAATGAAAAACCTGTAGAAACATTTATAGATGATATTGAAAAACAGATTAACTTAGATCCTATAAATGCATCTTTGAAAATGGGAAGTGTAGGTTTTATAATAAATCCTGATCAAAATGGAATTGAATTAAATAAAGAGGCACTGAAAAAGGAGTTGACTTCTAAAATAGATGGTAGTGTAGGTAAAAATTTAAGTGTGAAGGCAGAGCTTAAGTCTATAGAAGCCTCAATAAAGGCAGAAGAGTTAGAAAGTGTTGATACATTAATATCAAGCTTTAGTACAAACTATGGAAGTATATCTTCTTCTGAGAGAGCAAATAACATAGGGCTTGCTACGGGAAGTATAAATGGATATATAGTAATGCCTGGAGACACTTTTAGTTTTAATGGAGTTGTGGGGGAAAGAACTGCGGCTAAAGGGTATCAAGCAGCTCCTGTTATTATTGGAGATAAGCTGGAGGCAGGATTAGGAGGGGGAATATGTCAGGTGTCTTCTACGCTTTATAATGCAGTCAATAATGCAGGACTTCCTTCTGTGGAAAGAACACATCACACCCTTCCAGTACACTATGTAAAAGAAGGTATGGATGCTACTGTAGATTATGGAAACATAGATTATAAGTTTAGAAATGACTTTAAATATCCTATATATATAGAAGGATATACTTCAGGAGGAAATATAGTATTTAATTTGTATTCAAATTCTGATGTAGTAAATTGA
- a CDS encoding DUF1294 domain-containing protein: MKIFLYYILLINIYGFVLMYIDKNKSKKGKWRIPENKLFITAILFGSLGIFLGMYAFRHKTKHPKFIIGIPAIIILQLFLYFKYLNNLLP; encoded by the coding sequence ATGAAAATATTTTTATATTATATTCTACTTATAAATATATATGGCTTTGTATTAATGTATATTGATAAAAACAAATCCAAAAAAGGCAAATGGAGAATACCTGAAAACAAGCTTTTTATTACAGCTATTTTATTTGGAAGCTTGGGTATATTTTTAGGTATGTATGCTTTCAGGCATAAGACCAAGCATCCAAAATTTATTATAGGTATTCCTGCTATTATCATATTACAGCTATTTTTATATTTTAAATATCTAAATAATCTGCTGCCATAA
- a CDS encoding dihydrofolate reductase → MISLIVAVSENNVIGNNGIIPWKVKGEQKRFKELTTRKTIIMGRKSFQEIGKPLPNRKTIIISNTVNIIADNCTTVKSLSEAFDLVKGEDEVFVAGGGQVYKEALPYSDKIYLTVIDKIIDGNIYFPQIDKDDFVKTYEERIEGEIPYTYYTYERKRK, encoded by the coding sequence ATGATTTCATTAATAGTGGCAGTGTCAGAAAATAATGTTATAGGTAATAATGGAATAATACCCTGGAAGGTAAAAGGCGAACAGAAGAGATTTAAAGAGCTAACTACTAGAAAAACAATAATTATGGGTAGAAAATCTTTTCAAGAGATAGGAAAACCATTGCCAAATAGAAAGACAATTATTATTTCAAATACTGTAAATATAATAGCTGATAATTGTACAACTGTAAAATCTTTGTCTGAAGCATTTGATTTAGTTAAAGGCGAAGATGAAGTATTTGTTGCTGGCGGAGGGCAAGTATACAAAGAGGCGTTGCCTTATTCAGATAAAATATACCTTACTGTAATTGATAAAATAATAGATGGTAATATCTATTTCCCTCAAATTGATAAAGATGATTTTGTAAAAACCTATGAAGAAAGAATTGAGGGTGAAATACCATATACATATTATACTTATGAGAGAAAAAGAAAGTAG
- the nth gene encoding endonuclease III: protein MNRENIDNILKTLSETYPQAKCALNFKSPYELLVSTILSAQCTDVRVNKVTHELYKQYNTPEKMLSLTEEELGEKIKSCGFFRSKSKHILETSRVILENYKGQVPKTMEELTKLSGVGRKTANVVLSNAFGIPAIAVDTHVFRVSNRLGIATGNTPDKVEKELMKNIPESMWSDAHHYLIWHGRLICKSRKPDCENCPLVPWCQYFNYPEKYEKVSKNK, encoded by the coding sequence TTGAATAGAGAAAATATAGACAATATATTAAAAACACTAAGTGAGACATATCCTCAGGCAAAATGTGCATTGAATTTTAAATCTCCCTATGAACTTTTGGTATCAACCATATTATCAGCTCAATGTACAGATGTTAGAGTAAATAAAGTTACTCATGAACTTTATAAGCAATATAACACTCCTGAAAAAATGCTTTCTTTAACAGAGGAAGAATTGGGAGAAAAAATAAAAAGTTGTGGCTTTTTCAGAAGTAAGAGCAAACATATATTAGAAACTAGTAGGGTAATTTTGGAGAATTACAAGGGTCAAGTTCCAAAAACTATGGAAGAGCTGACCAAATTATCAGGAGTGGGAAGGAAAACTGCAAATGTAGTTTTATCGAATGCCTTTGGCATACCGGCTATTGCTGTGGATACCCATGTTTTTAGAGTATCTAACAGGCTTGGTATTGCAACAGGTAATACACCAGATAAGGTAGAAAAAGAACTTATGAAAAATATACCTGAATCTATGTGGAGTGATGCTCACCACTACCTGATATGGCATGGACGGCTTATATGTAAGTCTAGAAAGCCAGACTGTGAAAACTGCCCTTTAGTACCTTGGTGTCAATATTTTAATTATCCTGAAAAATATGAAAAGGTATCTAAAAATAAATAA
- a CDS encoding CarD family transcriptional regulator, giving the protein MYRINDIILYGIQGVCKIIDITEKEIEGKRREYYVLKPVYDSNSTIFIPVHSEKLVAKMRRILSTEEIYALIKAIPSESTVWIDNETLRREKYSAILTSGDRTALVRLIKTLYLHQKMQREKGRKLHVSDERFMKDAERMIYDEFAYVLHIKCEQVLPFILEQLRLMRKGQGQGSQGVI; this is encoded by the coding sequence GTGTACAGAATAAATGATATCATACTGTATGGAATACAGGGTGTATGTAAAATTATAGATATTACAGAAAAAGAAATTGAAGGAAAACGCCGTGAATATTATGTATTAAAGCCTGTTTATGATAGTAACTCTACTATATTTATTCCAGTTCATAGTGAGAAATTAGTCGCCAAAATGCGCCGTATTCTTTCCACCGAGGAGATTTATGCACTTATCAAAGCCATCCCTAGCGAAAGCACAGTCTGGATTGACAACGAAACCCTTCGCAGGGAAAAATACAGTGCGATCCTCACCAGCGGAGATAGAACGGCACTTGTAAGACTGATTAAAACTTTGTATCTACATCAGAAGATGCAAAGGGAAAAAGGGAGAAAACTGCACGTTTCCGATGAACGTTTTATGAAGGACGCGGAAAGGATGATTTATGATGAGTTTGCCTATGTGCTTCACATAAAGTGTGAACAGGTTCTCCCATTTATCTTAGAACAATTAAGGTTGATGAGAAAAGGGCAGGGACAAGGTTCGCAGGGAGTCATATGA
- a CDS encoding ATP-binding cassette domain-containing protein has protein sequence MNKPLFQASNLIYKANLTYDSVKIEKNKINFIVGESGSGKSTFLKLLNHSISPVSGELLYNGKTIEEYDPIALRREVSLVSQEVFLFDESILDNFKIFYSMRQLPVPEKDYVSYITRLCSVNISLDQNASSLSGGERQRIYISIFLSLYPKVILLDEPTSALDEKNSYKIMKNVINFCKEKNIDIVIVSHDKNIVGEFCENKIEIVKEDKIWKE, from the coding sequence ATGAATAAACCATTATTTCAGGCCAGTAACCTTATTTATAAAGCTAATTTAACTTATGATAGTGTTAAAATTGAAAAGAATAAAATTAATTTTATTGTTGGGGAGAGCGGCAGTGGTAAAAGTACTTTTTTAAAGCTGCTGAATCATTCCATAAGTCCGGTATCTGGAGAATTATTGTATAACGGTAAGACAATAGAAGAATATGACCCCATTGCTTTAAGACGTGAGGTAAGTCTGGTTTCTCAAGAAGTTTTTCTCTTTGATGAGAGTATTTTAGATAATTTTAAAATCTTTTACTCCATGAGGCAATTACCTGTGCCTGAGAAAGATTATGTCAGTTATATTACCAGACTTTGCTCTGTAAATATTTCTTTAGATCAAAATGCATCTAGCCTTTCTGGTGGAGAGCGTCAAAGAATCTATATATCCATTTTTTTATCATTATATCCAAAGGTTATATTGTTGGACGAGCCGACTTCAGCACTAGATGAAAAAAATAGCTATAAAATAATGAAAAATGTAATAAATTTTTGTAAGGAAAAAAATATTGATATTGTAATTGTAAGTCATGATAAAAATATTGTTGGGGAGTTTTGTGAAAATAAAATTGAAATAGTTAAGGAGGACAAAATTTGGAAGGAGTAG
- a CDS encoding lysophospholipid acyltransferase family protein encodes MISPWMAKLIGYLPKRWVSYISERVLFGYLEKYADIKVGGIENLNKVKKPAIFICNHLSNSDALVLSSVLKSESLTFVAGAKLNQNPLTQLGMSITRTISIKPNSADKEAISKIVKTLKAGESILIFPEGTRSRTGAMGKARKGVVLIQKLTKASIVPVGIYGTEKLLPISSRDMALENFHNAEVYVNIGSQIDIPIREKGENKHDYEDRTADFFMFKISELLPEKYRGVYSLDEGDKI; translated from the coding sequence ATGATTTCTCCATGGATGGCTAAATTGATAGGATATCTTCCTAAAAGATGGGTAAGTTATATTTCAGAGAGAGTGTTATTTGGTTATTTAGAAAAATATGCAGATATAAAGGTAGGAGGTATTGAGAATTTAAATAAGGTGAAAAAACCTGCAATATTTATTTGCAATCATCTTAGTAATTCAGATGCACTTGTATTAAGCAGTGTACTTAAATCAGAAAGTTTAACTTTTGTAGCAGGAGCAAAACTTAACCAAAATCCTTTAACTCAATTAGGAATGAGTATCACTAGAACTATAAGCATAAAGCCTAATAGTGCAGATAAGGAGGCTATATCCAAAATCGTAAAAACTTTAAAAGCAGGGGAAAGTATACTTATATTTCCAGAGGGAACGAGAAGTAGAACAGGAGCTATGGGAAAGGCTAGAAAAGGCGTAGTTTTAATACAAAAATTAACTAAAGCTTCAATTGTACCTGTTGGTATTTATGGCACTGAAAAGCTTTTACCTATAAGCAGCAGGGATATGGCATTAGAAAATTTTCATAATGCAGAGGTTTATGTAAATATAGGATCACAAATAGATATCCCAATTAGAGAAAAAGGTGAAAACAAACATGATTATGAGGATAGGACAGCAGATTTTTTTATGTTTAAAATATCTGAATTACTGCCTGAAAAATATAGAGGAGTTTATAGTCTAGATGAAGGTGATAAAATTTGA